A single region of the Gemella sp. zg-570 genome encodes:
- the obgE gene encoding GTPase ObgE produces the protein MFIDEVKIYIRSGDGGNGLVAFRREKYVPKGGPAGGDGGRGANIVFKVDEGLRTFMDYRYQKRFVAPNGENGMNKGMHGRKSKDLYLIVPPGTIIKDTDTGEILGDLTIHEQEVIVARGGRGGRGNCRFATPSNPVPEIAENGEPGEERNITLELKLMADVGLVGFPSVGKSTLLSITSKAKPKIADYHFTTLVPNLGVVETKDNKSFVMADLPGLIEGASQGVGLGYQFLRHIERTKVIVHIIDMSAADGRDPYEDYKIINKELEDYNMRLLERPQIVVANKMDMPESKENLKIFKEKIAENNEEIDLIEISAFTHSNIDNLLYKISDLLDKTNYNTLYEIDINKEETIENRVLYKHKPNDETFNISRDDTGAYVVSGAGIERAFMMTDFNRDASVRRFAQQMRSMGVDDALRARGCSNGDTVKILKGEFEFVE, from the coding sequence ATGTTTATAGATGAGGTAAAAATATATATAAGGTCTGGTGATGGAGGAAATGGCTTAGTAGCATTTAGGCGTGAAAAATATGTTCCTAAGGGAGGGCCAGCTGGAGGGGACGGAGGTAGAGGTGCCAATATTGTCTTTAAAGTTGACGAAGGTTTGAGAACATTTATGGATTATAGATACCAAAAACGTTTTGTTGCTCCAAATGGTGAGAATGGTATGAATAAAGGAATGCACGGAAGAAAATCAAAAGATTTATATCTTATAGTACCACCAGGAACAATTATTAAAGATACGGATACTGGTGAAATTCTAGGTGATTTAACAATACATGAACAAGAAGTAATTGTTGCACGAGGTGGGCGTGGAGGCAGAGGTAATTGTCGCTTTGCAACACCTTCAAATCCAGTTCCTGAAATAGCAGAAAATGGTGAACCAGGAGAAGAAAGAAATATAACATTAGAATTAAAATTAATGGCTGATGTAGGGTTAGTCGGTTTCCCATCAGTAGGAAAATCTACCTTATTATCTATAACTTCAAAAGCAAAACCAAAAATTGCTGATTATCATTTTACAACCCTAGTTCCAAATTTAGGAGTAGTAGAAACAAAAGATAACAAGAGTTTTGTTATGGCAGACTTACCTGGACTTATCGAAGGAGCAAGTCAAGGTGTAGGATTAGGTTATCAATTTTTAAGACACATAGAAAGAACAAAAGTAATAGTTCATATTATAGATATGTCAGCAGCTGATGGAAGAGACCCTTATGAAGATTATAAAATAATTAATAAGGAACTAGAAGACTACAATATGCGTTTACTAGAGCGTCCACAAATAGTTGTTGCAAATAAAATGGATATGCCAGAATCAAAAGAAAATCTAAAAATTTTCAAAGAAAAAATTGCAGAAAATAATGAAGAAATAGATTTAATAGAAATATCGGCATTTACTCATTCTAATATTGATAACTTACTTTATAAGATAAGTGATTTATTAGACAAAACTAACTATAATACTTTATATGAAATTGATATTAATAAAGAAGAAACTATTGAAAATAGGGTTTTATATAAACATAAGCCGAATGATGAAACATTTAATATAAGTCGTGATGATACCGGTGCTTACGTTGTTAGTGGTGCTGGAATAGAAAGAGCATTTATGATGACAGACTTTAATCGTGATGCTTCAGTAAGAAGATTTGCACAACAAATGCGTTCTATGGGAGTAGATGATGCCCTAAGAGCAAGAGGTTGTTCAAATGGAGATACCGTTAAAATATTAAAAGGCGAATTTGAATTTGTAGAGTAA
- a CDS encoding ACT domain-containing protein: MKENKNYYIIREDVLPEAVQKTIKIKKELEKNPNLSILEASKKYDLSRSAFYKYRDTIFPIQDFKKESILSLSINVDDIVGMLGKVLSIIHGEKCNVITIHQTVPINDRATIILSLNMNINFTNIEKLKSLLENLPHVNSVKVIGFNI, encoded by the coding sequence ATGAAAGAAAATAAAAATTATTATATAATAAGAGAAGACGTTTTACCAGAAGCTGTTCAAAAAACAATAAAAATAAAAAAAGAATTGGAAAAAAATCCAAATTTATCAATATTAGAAGCTTCTAAAAAATATGATTTGAGCAGAAGTGCTTTTTATAAATATAGGGATACTATATTTCCTATTCAAGATTTTAAAAAGGAATCTATTTTATCATTATCTATTAATGTAGATGACATAGTAGGAATGCTAGGAAAAGTTTTGAGTATTATTCACGGAGAAAAGTGTAATGTTATTACCATACACCAAACAGTTCCTATTAACGATAGAGCAACGATAATTTTATCATTGAATATGAATATAAATTTTACAAATATAGAAAAATTAAAATCATTACTAGAAAATTTGCCCCATGTAAATTCTGTAAAAGTTATAGGATTTAATATTTAG
- a CDS encoding DUF6630 family protein, with protein MITDSNQKVLQKVEKLILQTETYINENTNFLENRGIDKNNIAKEELIWILFSDILIENFYAEKFDWQCELEDFEYLLMNLNQFKTKFQNLKFSNLR; from the coding sequence ATAATAACAGATAGCAATCAAAAAGTTTTGCAGAAAGTAGAAAAGTTAATTTTACAGACTGAAACCTATATAAATGAAAATACTAATTTTTTAGAAAATAGGGGAATAGATAAAAATAATATAGCTAAAGAAGAACTTATTTGGATATTATTTTCAGATATTTTAATTGAAAATTTCTATGCAGAAAAATTTGATTGGCAATGTGAGTTAGAAGATTTTGAATATCTACTTATGAATTTAAATCAATTTAAAACTAAATTTCAAAACTTGAAATTTTCTAATTTAAGGTAA
- the rlmD gene encoding 23S rRNA (uracil(1939)-C(5))-methyltransferase RlmD has product MKKNDEFIAEVIDYTHDGLGVIKIDNFPLFVEDVIVGEKIRVKITKLKKNLGYARLIEIISSSPNRVEVEEKTSGANLMHMTYQEQLSFKTNKVKNIINKIVGANKIEVLSTLGMGKPTYYRNKSVVPVQVKNNEVKMGYYRPRSHDVINTNDCKIQYKEHNFLVNNIRKIISDMQLSIYDEEKHEGAIRHIMFRTNSSKTEIMVGIIAKEKFFNLDRFVEKIIELDKRIVSIMLNINSKKTNVILGEKSIKLYGKDFIEDDIKGIKFNISLASFYQVNPTQTKILYSKAIELANLKNTDVIIDAYCGIGTISLFAANMVKKVYGIEVVEEAVINAKENAKINNIKNVKFLLGKSEYKIRELIEKKIKIDAVIVDPPRKGCDESFLRNMADMNIPKIVYVSCNPASLARDLQIMIDLGYNVDKIQPIDMFPQTSEVEAVTLLTK; this is encoded by the coding sequence ATGAAGAAAAATGATGAATTTATTGCTGAAGTAATAGACTATACTCATGACGGACTAGGAGTTATAAAGATAGATAATTTTCCGTTATTTGTAGAAGATGTTATAGTAGGCGAAAAAATAAGAGTAAAAATTACAAAACTTAAAAAAAATTTAGGATATGCTAGATTAATAGAGATAATTTCTTCTTCTCCTAATAGGGTTGAAGTAGAAGAGAAAACATCAGGTGCTAACTTAATGCACATGACATATCAAGAACAACTTTCTTTTAAAACAAATAAGGTGAAAAACATTATAAATAAAATAGTTGGAGCTAACAAGATAGAAGTTTTATCTACACTAGGAATGGGCAAACCAACTTATTATAGAAATAAATCAGTAGTGCCTGTACAAGTAAAAAATAATGAAGTTAAAATGGGTTATTATAGACCTAGAAGTCATGACGTTATAAATACAAATGACTGTAAAATACAGTACAAAGAACATAATTTTTTGGTAAATAACATAAGAAAAATTATTTCTGATATGCAGCTTTCAATATACGATGAGGAAAAGCATGAGGGTGCAATAAGACATATTATGTTTAGAACAAATAGCTCCAAAACAGAAATTATGGTTGGTATTATAGCTAAAGAGAAATTTTTTAATTTAGATAGATTTGTTGAAAAAATTATTGAACTGGATAAAAGAATAGTTAGCATTATGTTAAATATAAATTCTAAAAAAACTAATGTAATACTCGGAGAAAAAAGTATTAAACTTTATGGAAAAGATTTTATAGAAGATGATATTAAGGGTATAAAGTTCAATATTTCTCTAGCATCTTTTTATCAAGTAAATCCCACTCAAACTAAGATTTTATATTCAAAAGCAATAGAACTTGCAAATTTAAAAAATACTGATGTGATAATTGACGCATATTGCGGTATAGGAACAATAAGTTTATTTGCTGCTAATATGGTAAAAAAAGTATATGGGATAGAAGTAGTAGAAGAAGCTGTTATAAACGCTAAAGAAAATGCCAAAATAAATAATATAAAAAATGTTAAATTTTTACTCGGTAAAAGCGAATATAAGATAAGAGAATTAATAGAAAAAAAAATAAAAATAGATGCTGTTATCGTAGACCCTCCTAGAAAGGGATGTGATGAAAGTTTTTTACGCAACATGGCAGACATGAATATACCTAAAATAGTTTATGTAAGTTGCAATCCAGCAAGTCTAGCTCGTGATTTGCAAATTATGATAGATTTAGGTTATAATGTGGATAAAATTCAACCTATTGATATGTTTCCACAAACAAGTGAAGTGGAAGCAGTAACGCTATTGACTAAATAA
- the glyA gene encoding serine hydroxymethyltransferase produces the protein MKDELVKKYIEMEQKRQYENIELIASENFVSEDILEACGSILTNKYAEGYPNARYYDGCENVDLIEQLAIDRLKTLFKAEHANVQAHSGSQANMAVYMAILNPGDKVLGMDLNSGGHLTHGHPMNFSGVLYDFYAYGVNKETEMLDYEEIRKLALEIKPKLIVAGASAYSRIIDFKKFGEIADEVGAYLMVDMAHIAGLIATGLHPNPVPYADFVTSTTHKTLRGPRGGIILCKEEYAKKINSRIFPGTQGGPLQHIIAAKAICFQEAMQDEYKEYIKQVVANMQAMAQRFTEKGVRVVSNGTDNHLLMIDVKNKFNITGKEAASLLSKVNITCNKNSIPFDNEKPVHTSGIRLGSAAMTTKGYKEKEFIQIADWICELLEHKEVVVEKIAAEVLNLTKNFKG, from the coding sequence ATGAAAGATGAATTAGTAAAAAAATATATAGAAATGGAGCAAAAACGTCAGTATGAAAATATTGAACTTATTGCTTCTGAAAATTTTGTTTCTGAAGATATTTTAGAAGCTTGTGGTAGTATTCTAACGAATAAATACGCTGAGGGTTATCCTAATGCACGTTATTATGATGGTTGCGAAAATGTTGATTTAATTGAACAGTTGGCTATTGACCGTCTAAAAACTTTATTTAAGGCAGAGCATGCTAATGTTCAGGCACATTCTGGTTCACAGGCTAATATGGCAGTTTATATGGCTATTTTAAATCCTGGTGATAAGGTGTTGGGAATGGATTTAAATTCTGGAGGACATTTAACGCACGGTCATCCAATGAATTTTTCTGGTGTTTTATATGATTTCTATGCTTATGGAGTAAATAAAGAAACAGAAATGTTAGATTATGAAGAAATTAGAAAGTTAGCTTTAGAAATTAAACCTAAGTTAATAGTTGCTGGAGCAAGTGCTTATTCACGCATAATTGATTTTAAAAAATTTGGAGAAATTGCTGATGAAGTAGGAGCGTATTTAATGGTAGACATGGCTCATATAGCGGGCTTAATAGCTACAGGCTTACATCCTAATCCAGTTCCTTATGCTGATTTTGTAACTAGCACAACTCATAAAACTTTAAGAGGGCCGAGAGGTGGAATTATTCTTTGTAAGGAAGAATATGCAAAAAAAATAAATTCACGCATCTTTCCTGGTACCCAAGGCGGTCCTTTACAACACATTATAGCCGCTAAAGCAATTTGTTTCCAAGAAGCAATGCAAGATGAATATAAAGAATATATCAAACAAGTAGTGGCTAACATGCAGGCTATGGCTCAGAGATTTACCGAAAAAGGGGTAAGAGTAGTTTCAAATGGAACGGATAATCATTTGTTGATGATAGATGTAAAAAATAAATTTAACATCACCGGTAAAGAAGCGGCTTCTTTACTAAGTAAAGTTAATATTACATGTAATAAAAACAGCATTCCTTTTGATAATGAAAAACCAGTACACACTAGTGGTATCCGTTTAGGCAGTGCTGCTATGACTACAAAGGGATATAAAGAAAAAGAATTTATTCAAATAGCAGATTGGATTTGTGAACTTTTAGAACATAAAGAAGTTGTTGTAGAAAAAATTGCAGCTGAAGTGCTAAATTTAACTAAGAATTTTAAAGGATAA